ATTaaactacaaaataatgcaCATATCACGGCCATTGCATCTGGTATTGACTTATATTGTTATTCCATTTACTCTGTTATAGAGTTGGAACATAAAATTGTAAGCCGATAACAGTAGAATTTAACAACCCTGTGTGCATGTGTATGCATGGTCCAGCTTGTATTACCTTTCAATCTGCAAGAACCTTTTAATTGCCAAAGTTCCACAGTCAAGTCTTAagcttttttattattaatggcATCACTGTATTTTAATATCTCAGTTAGGCCGGCACCTTAAAATACATCTACCATTTGTCATCACAtgacaaatattattaaaagaaaatgagaaaaaaacaaaaaacaaaaaacattggGAGTCAAACCAAACCTATGAACAAAAAAAGACAACACTAAAGTTGAgatatatgaattaattttaatttttttcaaaagtttgctctattttactttctttatagAGCTTGGTGAGAAGTTTAGTCAAATTGAACTATCTGCAACATATAAACATTAGTTTAATATGGACCTGGCGTTAGCACGTTGGCAGGAGAATTCACAAGCTCCCTTCCAAAAATGATTCCAGAAGAAACATCTGCTGCAAACTTAAGTTTCTTCTCCAATTCAGGCCCAGATCCAAGCCCGATAATATCCACTGATTTAAGTGACGATTTCTTAGACTCAGACTTGTACCTGTTATCTTCAAAAGTTCCCAGCACAGTCCCTGCcacacaacacaactcaatcTTACTTCAAAATCACAACCTTTCAAATAAGGTATAGACTCTATTTAGATAAACTTGCacttataagaagaaaaaaaataaaaaagcaaaacaaaCAAAGCTTCTTATGTTAACTAGAAGATTCAAGGAAAGAATCTGTTTCTATGGTACTTAGATCAAAAGTGACCAAGGTATTTGTACTTTCATAATGATGATCCTGGTCTAAAACTTGTCAAAAAAGTGTGAATTTATTCTCACCACGTGGCTTATAAATTCGAGATCACCTTCATCTATATGGAATCCGAAGTATTTGAAAGAACTAAAACTAGAAAAACACGTTTCCTATAATTTATACACTTCGCCAGAAGTTGATGTAGAAATGTTAtcttaagttaattttaacttgAGAAACTCAATTCCTTTGGATTTAAGTTGGAACATCCAAACAAACCTCAGTTTCCATGGAACACTGTATCAGAATGTTtgactctctttttttctaGATTCATTTAGAAGCAAAGTTCACCTCAAACTCTAGTAAACTTAAATGCGTCAATGAGTTACTGTTTTTCACCAACTCAACTTGATTTCCTAACTGAAATCCCAATAACTttctattttggtttttattattcTACTTCCTGTTTTGCTCTAAGAgagtttattgaaaaatttaatcaaataggACAGCTTAATGCTACACGCGGATCTTAAGAGAAACAGATACCAGATGCTATTGCAGAAGCTGTCTTAAGTTTAGACTCCACGGAAAACGCGTCTGGAGAGGCAAGCGAGACGGCGACGTGGCCAGCCTGGGCGGACTTAGCGGCAGAAGCAACAGCCTCGCCGAGAGACTTAAACGCGGCGAAGGTGGACGCGGACGCGCCGAGGCCGAGCAGGGCCACGCGCTTGGATCCAAGTCCACCAGCGATTCTGAGAACTATGGACTGGCCCGGTTTGCCGGTGAAGTCCTCTTCGGTGGAAGCCTCGGCCAACAATCCGTCCAACTTCGAATCCACGGAATTCAAAATCGCGTTCTCGAATCTCGCTTCGGCGTTTCGCGCCAAGTCCTTCTCCGTGACGCCAATCGCGAGCAGGTCTCCTTTCCATTGCACCACGTCAACCTCCTTCGACGCGAAAGAAATCTTCCATTTCCACACTTTTACGTCAAGTCAGcgtaaattcaaattcaaattcaactgAAATCAAGAGAAATGAAATTCAACCTTGGGGGTTTCGGTGTTGGAAGGGCGAGTGAGACCAAGGGTGGCGTAAGCCATGACGTTACGCAGTGGTCGTCGTGACGTAAGAGAAAGACGGAGTAACGGCGCAGTTGACCTTCGAGTGAGTgttttgagaaagaaagaagaagacgaagaaggaATGAGAAATTGAGCAGTGAGGATAGTTGAGAATGCAGAGGAGGCAGCAACTATGGATGCCATTTTCGGGTGTGGGAAGGTCTATCTATTTATCGTGGGGTAAAGTGGTAATGTGGTGTGACGGGTGGCTTTCTTGACAGTGCATCGCACTCGCGCTCGCGGTTGTCGTTATTCTATCTCTTGTGGTAGCCATGGCTATTCTCCATGGGCCAGTGTGAAATATCTAGGCTAAGtgcttttacttttctttttattttttttaaatatgtttttatttcttaattttagagtcgattttttttttattaaaaaatttgatttttaaattttataaatgttttaattaatttatgttatttctacatgataaatatattttacggtagcatttaattatttatattatttgacatgtacatttttattttaatattaattgaaaaaatatatttatcaagtaaaaaattataattgattttaaaaaattatatttatttacttttaaattttgaaatcaaaataaagtaaaattttaaacatagataaattttaattttgagtcAAAATTCATATACtagaaacatatatttaaattttattgcgatttaagttttttaaatttcaatttttttacttaatctTTTAACTAAATATCGAATTGGGTATTTTTGTTGCTGAATCAGGTGAGATATTGTGAGAAATCAATAGAAAAAGACGTGTTGAAAAATTATCgataaattattaatgtttcGTTTGATTTAAGAATGTATTAGACATTGACTATCAATAGTGTGATACTAATGTTCTATATTGCCAATAATGGTATGTACGtagacattaataataaaaaaatagtcaatattttgttttattttgaacatttattataattacatcatgtagtctttcttttaaaaaaataatagtccAGACAGACAACATAAGtattatattttgtgtattAAACCCTAAATATAATAGTCTACAACATCAGTTGATAATAACTTGATCCATGTAACATaaccaaatatttaataaataatttctcaaacaaaacattttttctgttgaaaaagtaacattgattttatttccaataatggttgtggtttgcTTGTGATTgatgtattatatattattttttggacaatgatattttgacaacactttttgacaacttttttgataaCGAgacacatgtcatcattttattggtctatttgaatttatgtttaaaatatatttaaaacagaccaatcacaaactgtcacgtatgcgttgttaaaaagttgttaaagaagtgttgttaaaaaaagtttttccttatttttttatgttgaactTTTAATACTTTAAGAGTAATTTCAAGTTTATGTAGTCGCATTTCATATGACTGTATTTAGTGTTTTGAAAAGACGTTAAGCAATGGATCTCCTATTTAATAACTCATAAATCTACttgtacaaattattttatctcttagtataaaaaaaacactaatttaatcattttttattacacatttgtttttgttgaacGAAACATTATACACATTTGTTATATAATTGACATGTGTTTAGTAAATTATCTTTAACAcggtttaataataaaatgttattaatacaAATAGTAGAACTTCTAAATAAGTTACAAATATTCTTTAAATACAATCAATGCAAATAAGTTACAAGTGTTCTTTGAACACTTTAAGTACAAGTATTTTTTAGACAAAATCACTCATAGCTAAAAcactttgattattttaaagatCACGAGTTTATCTCTATATTTGATAGAGGTTAAGGAGCTGTCACTaatcttctttttataattaataagtaTTTATAACTTTTCAGTGTGTATAAGAAACATTCAAGGTTTATCTTCCAAcaaagtatatttattatttatctaagcTAAAACATGTtagaaaaagtatataaataaaccaCTTGTGTCTAGTAAACAAACTACTCAGCATTTGATGAGACgtgatgttttaaaaaatatgtttttatagtttattgatttttaagtaCATAGTcgaaatcaaacaaaaaaatttgttgaaCTTTGATTTAATATACATTATACAAGATTTTGCTTAtctaaatatattcaaaattattcttatccATGCACTCGTAGCTTTTTGGAGGtttgtcttttttattatcttagCTTTTGTTTTGGACTACCGTCTTTGATGTgacctatatttttttttcacatcttGGGAATGTTGTATGAGATGAAAGATAATGCATTTTAATGTGAGTTTGATGTCTCTTATTCATGTTCTTATTCCAGTTTTAGTATATTAGGAGGGTTGAGCTGGGAGTGGCAAGctttaaagataatgatattaattttcttcttcttggtgACACCATCTTATACGAATCATACAATatgactttaaaataaaagttgataCGAATCATACAATatgactttaaaataaaagtcgATACCCATGTCAATTTTGATGTAATAACACGTCAACTATTtttaatagccaatttagtccctattttggttgaaaaatctcaatttaatccatcggtataaaagtgttttacaattagtcctaacttttaaaatagtggaTCAGATTGGTCCCTTtcgttaaatataaattaacgaaattaatggatgatgatATGACACAGCTTAAAGCTGATATATTAGATTGGTCCCTCGTTAGCTTTAAGTTGtgtcacatcatcatccattaatttcgttaacttatatttaacagaagggaccaatctgacccactattttaaaagttaggactaatttaaaacacttttataacgagagactaaattgagatttttcaatCAAAGTGAGGactaaattggctattaaaccttcaaaatataataaaattaaacctaTTGAAATTGACGAACGCACTAGATGAAGATAATTGCTTATATACAAATCTTATGATTTGAATATACATGTACACGGGCCGGttacgatatatcttattaaagatataaaataatcaagaatattttattgatagggagatgataaaataatcaaaggataatcaagaatatttatttaaagatatttagcaactaaaaagatttttaagtaagtctgtttatattttgttgggcttatatcagtttaaggtctataaaacaaattataaataaaaagtcagAGCCACAAGGCACGTACcttataatcatcttccaatagCCACAAGCCACTTACCTTCTAATCATCTTCCATTCACGCCTCTCACACACACTATTCATATTACAGTCATCCAGAAATTTTGCTTTCTTCCAGAGaatccttctaataaaaaacTCTGTCCTCAAAATATCactgaaataatatatatatatatatatatatatatatatatatatattaagtgaacaaatccatataaaaactaagatattatttttcatttaagattttatgacaataaattaaaaataaaataaaagtaaggaaaaagTTTTGCAACTGGGAAGAGGaagaaattttataatctaAACAGAAAGAAATTTTACAAAGAAGAAACCTTGCAACCTCATAAGAAACATTCAAAGACAGCGTACCAATATCTCAATGTCTGTCTAATGATGTTGTAAGTGGTATTTATAGATTTAAGCATGTATCGAAGTTTTGGCGAAACTATGTGGATACGcctgatttaaaaaaaaaatgatttttctttgtaatcTTGACATTTTTGAATGACTTTATAAATGCGTCTCATATTCAATAATTGatccataaattaaaaaaattattttaaaattcatttttgtttatctctaaatttattcaaataaacaacaaaaaaattatctaaaatttcCTTAAATTCACACAATCATTCTTTTCCGATCATCCAAATAAACACACTCTTAAAGACATCATCTTCTGAAATATTAGAGTATATTAGATGATTTCtgaatatttattctatttttatatttgaatctatatatatatatatatatcaaggATAGAATTTTAtgttgtaaaaagaattttttcatAAGACATATATAGTCATCAGAAAAcgaatctttaaatttttctatttaatctagtatatttttatttgtatattttaaaaaaataatcattaactggtataacaataattaaagtgatggctacaaataaaataattaattagttccTTTCAAAGTTAAAGACATTAGAAACCCTGGAGGCATAGGAAAAAAACCCTAGATAAATAAATACTGTAGTTCATCGTTATTTTATCAGAAGAACAACCAAAAATCGTTTCTCTTGAAGGTGACTATGGTAGCGACGAACGTGAAGGCAGAAACCATGTCTCTCATGGACAAGCGTAGCGCGCTGGAGGCGGAGATGAACGCCATCATCGTTCGCCTCTCCCAGCCCGGAGCTCCTGGTGTGTCCGGCGCTCTCCTCGATTCTGAGGTTTtcccttctctttcttttctcacaCCACCAATGTCAACCATCTATTACTTCCAAAGCTTTGCATAAGCttttattcattcattctttACGAGACGCCGCTGCTacattttttagggttttcctCGTTCCGATATCGACATCCCCGCTGTTCGAGCCGAACGACGTCGCCTTGCAGGTTCGAAGATTTGGCTTCGAATCACTGTTATTTGTGTTCGATGGCTTCTTTACAACCGTCAACGTGCTGATGCtatattgttttatgattttCGTTATCTTTGTAGAGTTGCGCAATGATCACAAGGAGATAACTgagaaaataaaccaaaatattcaaattctgCATTCTGCAAGGCTTGAGAGTAGGTCATCGGTCTACAAGAATCCAGGTATCACCAAAGAGTCAATGTTATTGTGCATACAGATTTGCATGTTGGAACTTTGATTTTATATGCTACTATGAACTTAGGTTTTTGTTTGTCAATAAGGTGATTCATAGTGGTCTAGCTGCTCCTTTTACCATGGAATTTGGGATTGTGAAATTCTGTTTCTATGTATATCTTTTATGGGTTATGGGTATTGCTAGCAGTGCATTTATTCTTTATGAATTATGATAGCATGAATGCCTGATTCTTCTTGTTTTAAGGTTGTCtttttttatgtatgattttttcCTTGTGTATGTATGTGTCTTGCCTTGTAGCTTTCTGCATCTGCTTGCTTAGTCACCAAATGCATGGGTTAGGGTCAATTTTTTTTCTGGAGGAACCTCGTGCTCTGTAAAATTTGATGTTGGGTCCTCCTTACCCTGCTTCCCGTGCCAATGccgtaattttctttttaatatcaaattatgaCAACTTTTTATTGTCTATTTCATTGTCATTAGCTTATGAGGCATAAATTGTTGTGCAAATCATTACTTGGTCTGTTTATTGTTTCAGCTATAATACTATTCATGTTGAAATGTCACTTAAATATAAAGTCTAAACCACGGTAGTAATTTTGGTGTTGAATCTGACCAACTTGAAAATTTTACCTCCATATGTTATTATCCATGATAGCACCCTTCCTTCCCCTGCTGCCAATTCTATCAGCATCAAAACTTTAACACACTCATATAGAAGCCAAGCTACCACTCTATCTCATGAGAAGTTCCAGCCTGTCCTAAAATTACAAGCACATCAACCCTGCGAAACCCACTCACTGCAAAATCTTTCTTTCTAAGTCATGGGCATGCGTGTAAAATATTGGTCAAAAGAGGCTTAACGAAGCCATTGTTCCTTGAAGATGCAAAAATCGCATTGCAAAGTTGCCTGTAAACCTGATGTAGGGAAGGATGATTGTTTGGTATTGCAAGACACTACcttaaaacaaagtaaaacgTTACATTTCAACACTCCTCTCAAATAGATTATAtgcaccaagcttggaacatataaattgaattctagTTCCCCTTACAGATTTAGTCATATGTCTGCAAGTTGTTCATTAGAGCAGACAAACTTAGTATAATATCCTTGCATAACAGCTTCTCTttaacaaaatgacaatcaatttctatatgttttgttCTCTCATGAAATACCGGATCAGAGAGAGCTGTCTGGTTGTCACAATTCAACTTTATCTgttcattttcacaaaatttcaactcTTGAAGTTGTTTAATCCACACAAGTTGACATGTAGCTAGAGCCATAGATCTATCGTCAACTTCTGCGCTAGGTTGAGCAACAAgactttgttttttactttacCAAGATACAAGGTTCCCTTTAAGGAATACATAGCATCTTGTGGTAGATCTTCTGTCAATTGGACAACCAGCCCAATCCGCATCACAATACCCTTCGATTTGAGTACTTCCCTTATTCTCATACTACAATCCCTGTCCTGGGTTCACTTTTACATATCTGAGAATTTAAATCACAACATTTCAATGATCAATGTGGggattttgcataaattgacACACAACTCCCACTGTATAAGAAAGATCAGGTCTTGTTATAATAAGATAGATGAGTTTTCCAACCAACCTTCTATATCTCTTTGGGTCTTAAAAAAGGTTCACCTTGGTTTTTCATCAACTTTTGATTTAACCCCATAGGACTATCAATGGGATTGCAATTTGAAAGGTCtatttcctccaaaatatcaagagcatattttctttgtgaaatgatgacacattatttttattttattgtgccacttcaataccaagaaaatattttagaccACCCAGATCTTTGGTCTGAAAATGGCTTAACAAATGGTTCTTTACTCAAGCAATTCTAATGACATCATTTCCtataataacaatatcatcaacataaaccaTAATATAAAACACTTGTCAGGAGAAGTATGACTATGTCAGGAGAAGTATGactataaaaaattgaatttccaCATAAGCATGTCTTATAAGATCTCAAAATTTCCTGTAGTGACAACGGATTTCCACAAAACAACACATAACTGAAAATCCAGTTTCTGCCACTGAGGTTTTTCTTCATCTGAAACAGTAGAGACATATGGTTTTAGATGATTATGGTATCCTTGAGCAAGAAACCATAACTCCACATACGCGGATCAAGATAAGTAATTTTTCCAATTGAACTTTGTAGTGGTAATATAGGAGTAGCAGATAGAGAGGAAGccattccaaaataaaaaagaacttaGCTTGGAGAGAAAACCCTTGGATTCCAAAAAACCCTAACTATGAGAGAAAAACCCTAGCTGAAAGCTATTGCCATCAAAAAAGAAGAACAAGGACAGAAATGCATCCAGAAGAATGGGTTACCGCGGAAGATGGCACATGGCTGCGTGTCTGACAGATTTTGAGGTGGCGACCACCAGGGATGGGTTGTGCTTCTCAAGACACACCTAACCCTAACCTCGTCGAAGGAGATATGACGGTGGATGATAGGCAACAGTTGCGAATGGAGGACAGAAGACAATGGTGCCGATGACAAACATGAAGATGAACCAAAAAAGATGGTCAGACTGATACCAACTTGAATAAATGTAATGAAGTAAAACAGTATATATTTCTTACACTGTTACAACTTTACTACTGTATTTATAGAATACAAAGGGGCAAGGCACTCCAATACatgaataataaaacaaaataaaacattacatttCAACAATTAGTATTGGTATGAATTCTTGAATCAGTCTTTCTCCCTTCTTCTTTAGTTTGATTAAGATTTCTCTCTGTATATGAACAATGAATGATATTTATTATGACAATGTTTGACTTCATGCTAAGGTAATGATGATGGTTCGGATAGTCAGACCTCATCAACTACAGACACTGTTTCATCGATGACATCACAAAATGTCCTTATGAGACATTCCCCCAATTCAATGGATGTGGATGTGTTGATTAGTAGACCCTTTGCAATGGTAGACGAGATAGCGGATTCGTCTCCAGCAGTGGAGGATGGTTTACAACTTGGAgatcaaattcttaaatttgGTGACGTGGAAGCAGGTGATAATTTGCTCCAAAGGCTTTCTTCGGAGGCTCAATCAAATATGGGTCGTGCAGTACCGGTTGTTATTGTGAGGCAAGGCATAGTGATAAACTTAACTGTTACACCTAGATCTTGGCAAGGCAGAGGACTACTGGGGTATGCCTGCTGTccctctatttttttttttttgcttttgtttagtGTGCCTAGTTAGTATCAATACAGGTTTCCTTGAAGAAAGGTGATAAAAATAACTGAACGTAAACTACCtttccttttacattttaaaagagcatatttatttataaaatttatctttaaaccTTAAAGTTTATCTTATTCTCAAGTTTAAACCTTGGCATAATTCCAATAAACATGTTGAGTAATTTAGAAACTACGCtcctttattttatgaaatcaaTAACATAAATGGATATAACTAGCTTTTTAATCAGTGTGAAATTTgatcatttttcttatatttaagtCTAGAGGTTGAGTGTGTCTCTGGATGtatatttggtttttaattctttaaatttttaaaatgctttttatatattgaatttatgaTTCATTcatagtattttaaatttgaaaaaatgcatttctttttaaatttaatcatagaaaaataaaacaaagcagcatttctttaaataaattaaaaaagttataaaattatggTTTTATGTGTGGATAagtgacatttttaaaaaataatcttaaaaaaaattaaatcttaaatatataagtgATTCGTATAATATACCCACTTTTAACATTTTTGGTCTttgtaacaaaattttattgttttggtcCACTCGTCAGTGTCATGGTGATGTAGTATTTTGATTATCATCTCATCATTTGAACAGAAGCTATTGACAACGAgatcaaaatagtaaaattttatgttatagGGATTAAATGGTCAACAAAGACCAAAACGATAAGATGGATGTAatgcagggactaaaaataaattaatgcatactttttttcatgttattagGTTATTATTTCTCTTCAATTGATCTAGATACATACTTTTTTCTTgacttttttttccttaaattcTACTACATGTTTCTCCAACCACAGTAATCATACAATTGGATGTATACTTGATCTTCTtactatcatttttttatttttggttactAAAGGAGATTATTGACATAAGTTGAAGGGAGAGTAATAGAATATAATGTGCACAAGTTAAGTGACAATGGGATCGAATAGTTCCCAATAGAGTTACCATGATATTTAAAGTCCAAGTATTTTTGTGGTGATATTCTATCATCTGATTCTCTGTATCTGGGCTGATAGTTTGCTCATATAAGCTGGTGGTTAACTTTTCctcaattataaattaacttttctaGGTGAACAAATTATATTACTCCAGGaggaaatatgaaaaattcTTAATTGATCTCAATACAAGTATAAGGAATGATTGAATATAGCTTAAAAGATTTTAACGAATGTATTGTTAGACTATGATGATTAGATGTCTATGAGTGATCGTTTGACAGTCGAATAATGTTTCAAGAGGGTTTTTGCAAGCTGCTTGTAAAAGACAGCAAAAAGCTGTTACAGGTGCAATACTTGAGGCAGTGGCATACCTAGGAATTTTATAACGATTTACCTCAGTACTGG
The sequence above is drawn from the Vigna radiata var. radiata cultivar VC1973A chromosome 3, Vradiata_ver6, whole genome shotgun sequence genome and encodes:
- the LOC106757857 gene encoding probable 26S proteasome regulatory subunit p27, whose product is MVATNVKAETMSLMDKRSALEAEMNAIIVRLSQPGAPGVSGALLDSEGFPRSDIDIPAVRAERRRLAELRNDHKEITEKINQNIQILHSARLESRSSVYKNPGNDDGSDSQTSSTTDTVSSMTSQNVLMRHSPNSMDVDVLISRPFAMVDEIADSSPAVEDGLQLGDQILKFGDVEAGDNLLQRLSSEAQSNMGRAVPVVIVRQGIVINLTVTPRSWQGRGLLGCHFRIL